In one Elephas maximus indicus isolate mEleMax1 chromosome 9, mEleMax1 primary haplotype, whole genome shotgun sequence genomic region, the following are encoded:
- the SLC2A8 gene encoding solute carrier family 2, facilitated glucose transporter member 8 isoform X4 — protein sequence MTPADQEERQSLLRPPGGSVPRGRRLFLAAFAAALGPLSFGFALGYSSPAIPSLRRDASRALRLGDDAASWFGAIVTLGAAAGGVLGGWLVDRAGRKLSLMLCTLPFVAGFAVITAAQDVWMLLGGRLLTGLACGIASLVAPVYIAEIAYPAVRGLLGSCVQLMVVTGILLAYMAGSILEWRWLAVLGCAAPSLMLLLMCCVPETPRFLLTQHKRQEAMAALRFLWGSEQGWEEPHLGDEHQGFHLTQLRRPGVYKPFIIGISLMAFQQLSGINAVMFYAETIFEEAKFKDSSLASVIVGAIQVLFTAAAALIMDRAGRRLLLAVSGVIMVFSTSAFGAYFKLTQGGPNNSSHVDLFTPISMEPVDASAGLAWLAVGSMCFFIAGGPQALWRLLAQLYLLHLQRPLHCVLCPRNQREDFGTNHSPF from the exons ATGACGCCTGCGGACCAGGAGGAAAGGCAGTCACTCCTGCGGCCCCCCGGCGGCAG CGTCCCCCGCGGCCGCCGCCTCTTCCTCGCCGCCTTTGCAGCTGCCCTGGGCCCGCTCAGCTTCGGCTTCGCGCTCGGCTACAGCTCGCCGGCCATCCCGAGCCTGCGGCGCGATGCCTCCCGGGCCCTGCGCCTCGGCGACGACGCCGCCTCCTGGTTCGGG GCCATCGTGACCCTGGGCGCCGCGGCGGGGGGCGTGCTGGGCGGCTGGCTGGTGGATCGCGCCGGACGCAAGCTGAGCCTCATGCTCTGCACTCTGCCCTTCGTGGCTGGCTTTGCCGTCATCACTGCGGCCCAGGATGTGTGGATGCTGCTCGGGGGCCGCCTCCTCACCGGCTTGGCCTGCGGCATTGCCTCGCTAGTGGCCCCG GTGTACATCGCTGAAATTGCTTACCCAGCAGTCCGGGGGCTGCTGGGCTCCTGTGTGCAGCTGATGGTCGTCACAGGCATCCTCCTAGCCTACATGGCAG gcAGCATCCTGGAGTGGCGCTGGCTGGCGGTGCTGGGCTGTGCGGCCCCCTCTCTCATGTTGCTACTCATGTGCTGCGTGCCTGAGACCCCGCGGTTCCTGCTGACTCAGCACAAGCGCCAGGAAGCCATGGCCGCCCTGCGCTTCCTGTGGGGCTCTGAACAGGGCTGGGAAGAGCCCCACCTCGGGGATGAACACCAG GGCTTCCACCTGACTCAGCTGAGGCGGCCTGGCGTCTACAAGCCCTTCATCATCGGCATTTCACTGATGGCCTTCCAGCAGCTGTCGGGGATCAATGCCGTTATGTTCTATGCAGAGACCATCTTTGAGGAGGCCAAATTCAAG GACAGCAGCCTGGCCTCAGTCATCGTGGGCGCTATCCAGGTACTGTTCACTGCTGCAGCAGCGCTCATCATGGACAGAGCTGGACGGAGGCTGCTCCTGGCCGTGTCAG GTGTGATCATGGTGTTCAGCACTAGCGCCTTTGGTGCCTACTTCAAGCTGACCCAGGGTGGCCCCAACAACTCCTCACACGTGGACCTCTTCACGCCCATCTCCATGGAGCCTGTCGATGCCAGTGCAGGGCTGGCCTGGTTGGCTGTGGGAAGCATGTGCTTTTTCATCGCTG GAGGTCCTCAGGCCCTATGGCGCCTTCTGGCTCAGCTCTACCTTCTGCATCTTCAGCGTCCTCTTCACTGTGTTCTGTGTCCCCGAAACCAAAGGGAAGACTTTGGAACAAATCACAGCCCATTTTGA
- the SLC2A8 gene encoding solute carrier family 2, facilitated glucose transporter member 8 isoform X3 — MTPADQEERQSLLRPPGGSVPRGRRLFLAAFAAALGPLSFGFALGYSSPAIPSLRRDASRALRLGDDAASWFGAIVTLGAAAGGVLGGWLVDRAGRKLSLMLCTLPFVAGFAVITAAQDVWMLLGGRLLTGLACGIASLVAPVYIAEIAYPAVRGLLGSCVQLMVVTGILLAYMAGSILEWRWLAVLGCAAPSLMLLLMCCVPETPRFLLTQHKRQEAMAALRFLWGSEQGWEEPHLGDEHQGFHLTQLRRPGVYKPFIIGISLMAFQQLSGINAVMFYAETIFEEAKFKDSSLASVIVGAIQVLFTAAAALIMDRAGRRLLLAVSGVIMVFSTSAFGAYFKLTQGGPNNSSHVDLFTPISMEPVDASAGLAWLAVGSMCFFIAGFALGWGPIPWLLMSEIFPLDVKGVATGVCVLTNWLMAFLVTKEFSNLMLPVAQ; from the exons ATGACGCCTGCGGACCAGGAGGAAAGGCAGTCACTCCTGCGGCCCCCCGGCGGCAG CGTCCCCCGCGGCCGCCGCCTCTTCCTCGCCGCCTTTGCAGCTGCCCTGGGCCCGCTCAGCTTCGGCTTCGCGCTCGGCTACAGCTCGCCGGCCATCCCGAGCCTGCGGCGCGATGCCTCCCGGGCCCTGCGCCTCGGCGACGACGCCGCCTCCTGGTTCGGG GCCATCGTGACCCTGGGCGCCGCGGCGGGGGGCGTGCTGGGCGGCTGGCTGGTGGATCGCGCCGGACGCAAGCTGAGCCTCATGCTCTGCACTCTGCCCTTCGTGGCTGGCTTTGCCGTCATCACTGCGGCCCAGGATGTGTGGATGCTGCTCGGGGGCCGCCTCCTCACCGGCTTGGCCTGCGGCATTGCCTCGCTAGTGGCCCCG GTGTACATCGCTGAAATTGCTTACCCAGCAGTCCGGGGGCTGCTGGGCTCCTGTGTGCAGCTGATGGTCGTCACAGGCATCCTCCTAGCCTACATGGCAG gcAGCATCCTGGAGTGGCGCTGGCTGGCGGTGCTGGGCTGTGCGGCCCCCTCTCTCATGTTGCTACTCATGTGCTGCGTGCCTGAGACCCCGCGGTTCCTGCTGACTCAGCACAAGCGCCAGGAAGCCATGGCCGCCCTGCGCTTCCTGTGGGGCTCTGAACAGGGCTGGGAAGAGCCCCACCTCGGGGATGAACACCAG GGCTTCCACCTGACTCAGCTGAGGCGGCCTGGCGTCTACAAGCCCTTCATCATCGGCATTTCACTGATGGCCTTCCAGCAGCTGTCGGGGATCAATGCCGTTATGTTCTATGCAGAGACCATCTTTGAGGAGGCCAAATTCAAG GACAGCAGCCTGGCCTCAGTCATCGTGGGCGCTATCCAGGTACTGTTCACTGCTGCAGCAGCGCTCATCATGGACAGAGCTGGACGGAGGCTGCTCCTGGCCGTGTCAG GTGTGATCATGGTGTTCAGCACTAGCGCCTTTGGTGCCTACTTCAAGCTGACCCAGGGTGGCCCCAACAACTCCTCACACGTGGACCTCTTCACGCCCATCTCCATGGAGCCTGTCGATGCCAGTGCAGGGCTGGCCTGGTTGGCTGTGGGAAGCATGTGCTTTTTCATCGCTG GCTTCGCTCTGGGCTGGGGGCCCATCCCTTGGCTGCTTATGTCAGAGATCTTCCCTCTGGATGTTAAGGGTGTGGCCACCGGTGTCTGCGTCCTCACCAACTGGCTCATGGCCTTTCTGGTGACAAAAGAATTTAGCAACCTCATG CTTCCTGTAGCCCAGTGA
- the SLC2A8 gene encoding solute carrier family 2, facilitated glucose transporter member 8 isoform X1, which translates to MTPADQEERQSLLRPPGGSVPRGRRLFLAAFAAALGPLSFGFALGYSSPAIPSLRRDASRALRLGDDAASWFGAIVTLGAAAGGVLGGWLVDRAGRKLSLMLCTLPFVAGFAVITAAQDVWMLLGGRLLTGLACGIASLVAPVYIAEIAYPAVRGLLGSCVQLMVVTGILLAYMAGSILEWRWLAVLGCAAPSLMLLLMCCVPETPRFLLTQHKRQEAMAALRFLWGSEQGWEEPHLGDEHQGFHLTQLRRPGVYKPFIIGISLMAFQQLSGINAVMFYAETIFEEAKFKDSSLASVIVGAIQVLFTAAAALIMDRAGRRLLLAVSGVIMVFSTSAFGAYFKLTQGGPNNSSHVDLFTPISMEPVDASAGLAWLAVGSMCFFIAGFALGWGPIPWLLMSEIFPLDVKGVATGVCVLTNWLMAFLVTKEFSNLMEVLRPYGAFWLSSTFCIFSVLFTVFCVPETKGKTLEQITAHFEGR; encoded by the exons ATGACGCCTGCGGACCAGGAGGAAAGGCAGTCACTCCTGCGGCCCCCCGGCGGCAG CGTCCCCCGCGGCCGCCGCCTCTTCCTCGCCGCCTTTGCAGCTGCCCTGGGCCCGCTCAGCTTCGGCTTCGCGCTCGGCTACAGCTCGCCGGCCATCCCGAGCCTGCGGCGCGATGCCTCCCGGGCCCTGCGCCTCGGCGACGACGCCGCCTCCTGGTTCGGG GCCATCGTGACCCTGGGCGCCGCGGCGGGGGGCGTGCTGGGCGGCTGGCTGGTGGATCGCGCCGGACGCAAGCTGAGCCTCATGCTCTGCACTCTGCCCTTCGTGGCTGGCTTTGCCGTCATCACTGCGGCCCAGGATGTGTGGATGCTGCTCGGGGGCCGCCTCCTCACCGGCTTGGCCTGCGGCATTGCCTCGCTAGTGGCCCCG GTGTACATCGCTGAAATTGCTTACCCAGCAGTCCGGGGGCTGCTGGGCTCCTGTGTGCAGCTGATGGTCGTCACAGGCATCCTCCTAGCCTACATGGCAG gcAGCATCCTGGAGTGGCGCTGGCTGGCGGTGCTGGGCTGTGCGGCCCCCTCTCTCATGTTGCTACTCATGTGCTGCGTGCCTGAGACCCCGCGGTTCCTGCTGACTCAGCACAAGCGCCAGGAAGCCATGGCCGCCCTGCGCTTCCTGTGGGGCTCTGAACAGGGCTGGGAAGAGCCCCACCTCGGGGATGAACACCAG GGCTTCCACCTGACTCAGCTGAGGCGGCCTGGCGTCTACAAGCCCTTCATCATCGGCATTTCACTGATGGCCTTCCAGCAGCTGTCGGGGATCAATGCCGTTATGTTCTATGCAGAGACCATCTTTGAGGAGGCCAAATTCAAG GACAGCAGCCTGGCCTCAGTCATCGTGGGCGCTATCCAGGTACTGTTCACTGCTGCAGCAGCGCTCATCATGGACAGAGCTGGACGGAGGCTGCTCCTGGCCGTGTCAG GTGTGATCATGGTGTTCAGCACTAGCGCCTTTGGTGCCTACTTCAAGCTGACCCAGGGTGGCCCCAACAACTCCTCACACGTGGACCTCTTCACGCCCATCTCCATGGAGCCTGTCGATGCCAGTGCAGGGCTGGCCTGGTTGGCTGTGGGAAGCATGTGCTTTTTCATCGCTG GCTTCGCTCTGGGCTGGGGGCCCATCCCTTGGCTGCTTATGTCAGAGATCTTCCCTCTGGATGTTAAGGGTGTGGCCACCGGTGTCTGCGTCCTCACCAACTGGCTCATGGCCTTTCTGGTGACAAAAGAATTTAGCAACCTCATG GAGGTCCTCAGGCCCTATGGCGCCTTCTGGCTCAGCTCTACCTTCTGCATCTTCAGCGTCCTCTTCACTGTGTTCTGTGTCCCCGAAACCAAAGGGAAGACTTTGGAACAAATCACAGCCCATTTTGAGGGACGGTGA
- the SLC2A8 gene encoding solute carrier family 2, facilitated glucose transporter member 8 isoform X5, which yields MTPADQEERQSLLRPPGGSVPRGRRLFLAAFAAALGPLSFGFALGYSSPAIPSLRRDASRALRLGDDAASWFGAIVTLGAAAGGVLGGWLVDRAGRKLSLMLCTLPFVAGFAVITAAQDVWMLLGGRLLTGLACGIASLVAPVYIAEIAYPAVRGLLGSCVQLMVVTGILLAYMAGSILEWRWLAVLGCAAPSLMLLLMCCVPETPRFLLTQHKRQEAMAALRFLWGSEQGWEEPHLGDEHQGFHLTQLRRPGVYKPFIIGISLMAFQQLSGINAVMFYAETIFEEAKFKDSSLASVIVGAIQVLFTAAAALIMDRAGRRLLLAVSGVIMVFSTSAFGAYFKLTQGGPNNSSHVDLFTPISMEPVDASAGLAWLAVGSMCFFIAGEKGSTERLGERHCPPPAPTPHHHWILTAPLPVAQ from the exons ATGACGCCTGCGGACCAGGAGGAAAGGCAGTCACTCCTGCGGCCCCCCGGCGGCAG CGTCCCCCGCGGCCGCCGCCTCTTCCTCGCCGCCTTTGCAGCTGCCCTGGGCCCGCTCAGCTTCGGCTTCGCGCTCGGCTACAGCTCGCCGGCCATCCCGAGCCTGCGGCGCGATGCCTCCCGGGCCCTGCGCCTCGGCGACGACGCCGCCTCCTGGTTCGGG GCCATCGTGACCCTGGGCGCCGCGGCGGGGGGCGTGCTGGGCGGCTGGCTGGTGGATCGCGCCGGACGCAAGCTGAGCCTCATGCTCTGCACTCTGCCCTTCGTGGCTGGCTTTGCCGTCATCACTGCGGCCCAGGATGTGTGGATGCTGCTCGGGGGCCGCCTCCTCACCGGCTTGGCCTGCGGCATTGCCTCGCTAGTGGCCCCG GTGTACATCGCTGAAATTGCTTACCCAGCAGTCCGGGGGCTGCTGGGCTCCTGTGTGCAGCTGATGGTCGTCACAGGCATCCTCCTAGCCTACATGGCAG gcAGCATCCTGGAGTGGCGCTGGCTGGCGGTGCTGGGCTGTGCGGCCCCCTCTCTCATGTTGCTACTCATGTGCTGCGTGCCTGAGACCCCGCGGTTCCTGCTGACTCAGCACAAGCGCCAGGAAGCCATGGCCGCCCTGCGCTTCCTGTGGGGCTCTGAACAGGGCTGGGAAGAGCCCCACCTCGGGGATGAACACCAG GGCTTCCACCTGACTCAGCTGAGGCGGCCTGGCGTCTACAAGCCCTTCATCATCGGCATTTCACTGATGGCCTTCCAGCAGCTGTCGGGGATCAATGCCGTTATGTTCTATGCAGAGACCATCTTTGAGGAGGCCAAATTCAAG GACAGCAGCCTGGCCTCAGTCATCGTGGGCGCTATCCAGGTACTGTTCACTGCTGCAGCAGCGCTCATCATGGACAGAGCTGGACGGAGGCTGCTCCTGGCCGTGTCAG GTGTGATCATGGTGTTCAGCACTAGCGCCTTTGGTGCCTACTTCAAGCTGACCCAGGGTGGCCCCAACAACTCCTCACACGTGGACCTCTTCACGCCCATCTCCATGGAGCCTGTCGATGCCAGTGCAGGGCTGGCCTGGTTGGCTGTGGGAAGCATGTGCTTTTTCATCGCTGGTGAGAAGGGGTCCACAGAGAGACTGGGGGAGCGCCACTGTCCCCCACCAGCTCCCACACCCCATCACCACTGGATTCTTACAGCTCCC CTTCCTGTAGCCCAGTGA
- the SLC2A8 gene encoding solute carrier family 2, facilitated glucose transporter member 8 isoform X2, with protein sequence MTPADQEERQSLLRPPGGSVPRGRRLFLAAFAAALGPLSFGFALGYSSPAIPSLRRDASRALRLGDDAASWFGAIVTLGAAAGGVLGGWLVDRAGRKLSLMLCTLPFVAGFAVITAAQDVWMLLGGRLLTGLACGIASLVAPVYIAEIAYPAVRGLLGSCVQLMVVTGILLAYMAGSILEWRWLAVLGCAAPSLMLLLMCCVPETPRFLLTQHKRQEAMAALRFLWGSEQGWEEPHLGDEHQGFHLTQLRRPGVYKPFIIGISLMAFQQLSGINAVMFYAETIFEEAKFKDSSLASVIVGAIQVLFTAAAALIMDRAGRRLLLAVSGVIMVFSTSAFGAYFKLTQGGPNNSSHVDLFTPISMEPVDASAGLAWLAVGSMCFFIAGEKGSTERLGERHCPPPAPTPHHHWILTAPEVLRPYGAFWLSSTFCIFSVLFTVFCVPETKGKTLEQITAHFEGR encoded by the exons ATGACGCCTGCGGACCAGGAGGAAAGGCAGTCACTCCTGCGGCCCCCCGGCGGCAG CGTCCCCCGCGGCCGCCGCCTCTTCCTCGCCGCCTTTGCAGCTGCCCTGGGCCCGCTCAGCTTCGGCTTCGCGCTCGGCTACAGCTCGCCGGCCATCCCGAGCCTGCGGCGCGATGCCTCCCGGGCCCTGCGCCTCGGCGACGACGCCGCCTCCTGGTTCGGG GCCATCGTGACCCTGGGCGCCGCGGCGGGGGGCGTGCTGGGCGGCTGGCTGGTGGATCGCGCCGGACGCAAGCTGAGCCTCATGCTCTGCACTCTGCCCTTCGTGGCTGGCTTTGCCGTCATCACTGCGGCCCAGGATGTGTGGATGCTGCTCGGGGGCCGCCTCCTCACCGGCTTGGCCTGCGGCATTGCCTCGCTAGTGGCCCCG GTGTACATCGCTGAAATTGCTTACCCAGCAGTCCGGGGGCTGCTGGGCTCCTGTGTGCAGCTGATGGTCGTCACAGGCATCCTCCTAGCCTACATGGCAG gcAGCATCCTGGAGTGGCGCTGGCTGGCGGTGCTGGGCTGTGCGGCCCCCTCTCTCATGTTGCTACTCATGTGCTGCGTGCCTGAGACCCCGCGGTTCCTGCTGACTCAGCACAAGCGCCAGGAAGCCATGGCCGCCCTGCGCTTCCTGTGGGGCTCTGAACAGGGCTGGGAAGAGCCCCACCTCGGGGATGAACACCAG GGCTTCCACCTGACTCAGCTGAGGCGGCCTGGCGTCTACAAGCCCTTCATCATCGGCATTTCACTGATGGCCTTCCAGCAGCTGTCGGGGATCAATGCCGTTATGTTCTATGCAGAGACCATCTTTGAGGAGGCCAAATTCAAG GACAGCAGCCTGGCCTCAGTCATCGTGGGCGCTATCCAGGTACTGTTCACTGCTGCAGCAGCGCTCATCATGGACAGAGCTGGACGGAGGCTGCTCCTGGCCGTGTCAG GTGTGATCATGGTGTTCAGCACTAGCGCCTTTGGTGCCTACTTCAAGCTGACCCAGGGTGGCCCCAACAACTCCTCACACGTGGACCTCTTCACGCCCATCTCCATGGAGCCTGTCGATGCCAGTGCAGGGCTGGCCTGGTTGGCTGTGGGAAGCATGTGCTTTTTCATCGCTGGTGAGAAGGGGTCCACAGAGAGACTGGGGGAGCGCCACTGTCCCCCACCAGCTCCCACACCCCATCACCACTGGATTCTTACAGCTCCC GAGGTCCTCAGGCCCTATGGCGCCTTCTGGCTCAGCTCTACCTTCTGCATCTTCAGCGTCCTCTTCACTGTGTTCTGTGTCCCCGAAACCAAAGGGAAGACTTTGGAACAAATCACAGCCCATTTTGAGGGACGGTGA
- the SLC2A8 gene encoding solute carrier family 2, facilitated glucose transporter member 8 isoform X6 — protein MLCTLPFVAGFAVITAAQDVWMLLGGRLLTGLACGIASLVAPVYIAEIAYPAVRGLLGSCVQLMVVTGILLAYMAGSILEWRWLAVLGCAAPSLMLLLMCCVPETPRFLLTQHKRQEAMAALRFLWGSEQGWEEPHLGDEHQGFHLTQLRRPGVYKPFIIGISLMAFQQLSGINAVMFYAETIFEEAKFKDSSLASVIVGAIQVLFTAAAALIMDRAGRRLLLAVSGVIMVFSTSAFGAYFKLTQGGPNNSSHVDLFTPISMEPVDASAGLAWLAVGSMCFFIAGFALGWGPIPWLLMSEIFPLDVKGVATGVCVLTNWLMAFLVTKEFSNLMEVLRPYGAFWLSSTFCIFSVLFTVFCVPETKGKTLEQITAHFEGR, from the exons ATGCTCTGCACTCTGCCCTTCGTGGCTGGCTTTGCCGTCATCACTGCGGCCCAGGATGTGTGGATGCTGCTCGGGGGCCGCCTCCTCACCGGCTTGGCCTGCGGCATTGCCTCGCTAGTGGCCCCG GTGTACATCGCTGAAATTGCTTACCCAGCAGTCCGGGGGCTGCTGGGCTCCTGTGTGCAGCTGATGGTCGTCACAGGCATCCTCCTAGCCTACATGGCAG gcAGCATCCTGGAGTGGCGCTGGCTGGCGGTGCTGGGCTGTGCGGCCCCCTCTCTCATGTTGCTACTCATGTGCTGCGTGCCTGAGACCCCGCGGTTCCTGCTGACTCAGCACAAGCGCCAGGAAGCCATGGCCGCCCTGCGCTTCCTGTGGGGCTCTGAACAGGGCTGGGAAGAGCCCCACCTCGGGGATGAACACCAG GGCTTCCACCTGACTCAGCTGAGGCGGCCTGGCGTCTACAAGCCCTTCATCATCGGCATTTCACTGATGGCCTTCCAGCAGCTGTCGGGGATCAATGCCGTTATGTTCTATGCAGAGACCATCTTTGAGGAGGCCAAATTCAAG GACAGCAGCCTGGCCTCAGTCATCGTGGGCGCTATCCAGGTACTGTTCACTGCTGCAGCAGCGCTCATCATGGACAGAGCTGGACGGAGGCTGCTCCTGGCCGTGTCAG GTGTGATCATGGTGTTCAGCACTAGCGCCTTTGGTGCCTACTTCAAGCTGACCCAGGGTGGCCCCAACAACTCCTCACACGTGGACCTCTTCACGCCCATCTCCATGGAGCCTGTCGATGCCAGTGCAGGGCTGGCCTGGTTGGCTGTGGGAAGCATGTGCTTTTTCATCGCTG GCTTCGCTCTGGGCTGGGGGCCCATCCCTTGGCTGCTTATGTCAGAGATCTTCCCTCTGGATGTTAAGGGTGTGGCCACCGGTGTCTGCGTCCTCACCAACTGGCTCATGGCCTTTCTGGTGACAAAAGAATTTAGCAACCTCATG GAGGTCCTCAGGCCCTATGGCGCCTTCTGGCTCAGCTCTACCTTCTGCATCTTCAGCGTCCTCTTCACTGTGTTCTGTGTCCCCGAAACCAAAGGGAAGACTTTGGAACAAATCACAGCCCATTTTGAGGGACGGTGA